The genome window GTTTTAGTGAATCACGGAATTTTTTTATCTCTTTTTGACGTTTTGATTGAGGACGTATCATAAAGAAATAGAATATTGCAACCAATGCTACAATAAATATAATATTTCCCCAACCTGCACCTTGTGCTTGCTCTTGTAATAAAATTGACAAAATTGTACTCATAATCTATAATTTTA of Bacteroidales bacterium contains these proteins:
- the yajC gene encoding preprotein translocase subunit YajC, yielding MSTILSILLQEQAQGAGWGNIIFIVALVAIFYFFMIRPQSKRQKEIKKFRDSLKQGDKVITAGGIHGKIKNVKENTVVLEIADGMNITVEKSSIYATAPEASEQPQK